A genomic window from Elaeis guineensis isolate ETL-2024a chromosome 3, EG11, whole genome shotgun sequence includes:
- the LOC105042302 gene encoding uncharacterized protein, with product MRIQPAPKKRNITFRYDVGAALSAAEMVVLGHQKNLRRLPHIFSKVLELPLAADADVAVHEGPDGFRFVAAAGDLAGEAVRAHAVRIHPGVMKVVVRGGAAGIDDLDLDGLELNRWRFRLPSCTRPALATADYVDGELVVTIPKGEGSDESDDDEEEEEDGGEAELWGREEKGDLRGNGGIGRLVAVQ from the coding sequence ATGAGGATCCAACCAGCTCCCAAGAAGCGGAACATCACCTTCCGATACGACGTCGGCGCCGCCCTCTCGGCCGCGGAGATGGTGGTGCTCGGGCACCAGAAGAATCTCCGCCGCCTGCCCCACATCTTCAGCAAGGTCCTCGAGCTCCCCCTTGCGGCCGACGCGGACGTCGCCGTCCACGAGGGCCCCGACGGCTTCCGCTTCGTCGCTGCAGCCGGGGACCTCGCCGGCGAAGCAGTCCGGGCCCACGCCGTCAGGATCCACCCCGGCGTGATGAAGGTCGTGGTCCGCGGCGGCGCCGCTGGCATCGACGACTTGGACCTGGACGGCCTTGAGCTCAACCGGTGGAGGTTCCGGCTCCCGTCATGCACCAGGCCGGCGCTGGCCACCGCCGATTACGTCGATGGAGAGCTCGTGGTGACCATTCCGAAGGGCGAGGGCTCCGATGAGTCtgatgatgatgaagaggaggaggaggatggagGAGAGGCGGAGCTTTGGGGTCGAGAGGAGAAAGGGGATCTCAGAGGTAATGGAGGCATCGGCCGGCTTGTGGCTGTACAGTAA
- the LOC105042301 gene encoding uncharacterized protein, with translation MEGDLSEGSNCQTPSSNGKLLVAIPVAGGSSGEGLPYAPEDWPHPGDKWRWKVGNRKTASGHWIDRYLYPPAHLPKATGNKSGFPSKSSLEEYIRKEFPDKDVDSFFASFIWRVPCAGHAPRKGSEKNLYIHASPNSVDVSECYGSVSEIRVGGCKAGNKMCKLQEKERSNGLRAKDCNICCSEYGFCRDCCCILCCKTVDWAYGAYSFIRCEAIVDENLICGHVAHIECALRSYMGGTVGGAIDLDVEYYCRRCDNKTDLISHVTKLITICESLDSRDDIEKILNLGFCILRGSQQMGAKSLHNQIGLILLKLKQGVPLGEIWKMEDSISMPTVGDTSHLGNEITLLGAPDITRYKINEGLKEEVELLQKNDVVDGRAQLSVYITSDYDNVSVKLEDDIDNILRELKSSQELDCRIVEQKLYDQKDYLLSLYRQLDSERSALANPISILPNGGDCDNLLANVLDRVDQIRHEEEKLRNIMKIAKGLGETNKSILHEHFGLASDN, from the exons ATGGAGGGTGATCTATCAGAAGGGAGTAATTGTCAGACTCCATCTTCAAATGGAAAGCTCCTAGTTGCCATACCTGTTGCAGGTGGTTCATCTGGTGAAGGCTTGCCTTATGCTCCTGAAGATTGGCCCCATCCTGGAGATAAATGGCGGTGGAAAGTAGGGAATAGAAAAACTGCTTCTGGCCACTGGATTGACAGATATCTTTACCCCCCTGCCCATCTTCCAAAAGCTACTGGTAACAAGTCGGGATTTCCAAGCAAATCATCACTTGAAGAATACATTCGGAAGGAATTTCCTGACAAGGATGTTGATTCCTTTTTTGCCTCTTTTATTTGGAGGGTTCCTTGTGCTGGTCATGCTCCAAGAAAAG GTTCTGAGAAAAACCTATATATTCATGCATCTCCCAATAGTGTGGATGTCAGTGAATGTTATGGTTCTGTATCAGAAATTCGGGTTGGGGGTTGTAAAGCTGGGAATAAGATGTGCAAACTCCAAGAGAAAGAACGAAGCAATGGATTGCGAGCCAAGGATTGTAATATCTGCTGCAGTGAATATGGTTTCTGTCGTGACTGTTGTTGTATCCTGTGCTGCAAAACTGTTGATTGGGCATATGGAGCTTATAGTTTTATTAGATGTGAGGCAATTGTGGATGAGAATCTTATCTGTGGGCATGTTGCACATATTGAATGTGCCCTTCGTTCTTACATGGGTGGGACTGTTGGAGGAGCCATTGATTTGGATGTGGAATATTATTGCAGACGCTGTGACAATAAAACCGACCTTATATCACATGTGACCAAGCTAATAACAATATGTGAATCTCTTGACTCCAGGGatgatattgaaaaaattttaaatttgggcTTCTGCATCTTGCGTGGCTCTCAACAGATGGGAGCAAAGAGCTTGCATAACCAGATTGGATTGATCTTGCTGAAG CTTAAACAAGGTGTTCctcttggtgaaatctggaagatggaGGATAGCATCTCAATGCCTACTGTAG GAGATACCTCGCATCTTGGAAATGAGATAACACTTTTAGGGGCACCAGACATtacaagatataaaataaatGAGGGTCTCAAAGAGGAGGTTGAACTTCTGCAAAAGAATGATGTAGTTGATGGGAGAGCTCAGCTGTCAGTATACATAACTTCAGATTATGATAATGTGTCTGtgaagcttgaagatgatatagaTAACATACTTCGGGAATTGAAAAGTTCCCAAGAGCTGGACTGTAGGATTGTGGAGCAAAAGCTTTATGATCAGAAAGATTACCTTCTGAGTTTATATCGACAGCTTGATTCTGAAAGATCAGCACTCGCAAATCCTATTTCTATTTTACCTAATGGGGGTGATTGCGATAATCTTCTTGCCAATGTTCTGGACAGAGTGGATCAAATAAGGCATGAAGAGGAAAAACTCAGGAATATTATGAAAATTGCTAAAGGACTTGGAGAAACCAACAAAAGTATCCTTCATGAACACTTTGGGCTAGCCTCTGATAATTGA